One genomic segment of Blastopirellula marina includes these proteins:
- a CDS encoding FHA domain-containing protein, whose product MNSGSRRVWLDAGQTIRIGRTTRSDLTVPDDPHLSGTHFSIARESDSLILKDLQSRNGTFVNGAKVGTALELHDGDVIVAGKTQFQVVAVNDLPGTNIGNIRPMPPGAVPASSQTGMNPAQFDYDRTESISPENNPFFQAAAKTHDSKTIQNYPRLSSQSFKDVRRNAGLGSDYAGRRSVQLPGTSESDEAKQVLPVPPSGSVSSSQSLPQRSLTAAELSRGLQMRYETRMAPSGMTYFCPRNEVKPPTDVADFIGQNRFLYAVVNFGRLQPQQQPGFYNEAIAAGAVQISSTQLLIPKRDAVAFHGILRHTWGQDAMICMASRLNKLEFMSLAYRLTNELASPAQLLNHLYSDGQYTNYGFLEGISAVLLEIERGARWVIFKNDSEIRTWRTLGLPCPPELVG is encoded by the coding sequence ATGAACTCTGGCAGTCGACGCGTCTGGCTTGATGCGGGTCAAACGATCCGTATTGGTCGTACTACGCGCTCGGACTTAACCGTTCCTGATGACCCACACTTGTCGGGTACCCATTTCTCGATCGCCCGTGAGTCCGATTCACTGATTCTAAAAGACCTTCAGAGTCGAAATGGGACTTTCGTGAACGGTGCCAAGGTCGGAACGGCTTTGGAACTGCATGATGGTGATGTGATCGTCGCTGGCAAAACTCAGTTCCAGGTCGTCGCTGTGAACGATTTGCCGGGTACCAATATCGGCAACATTCGTCCAATGCCGCCAGGGGCTGTGCCTGCATCTTCGCAAACGGGGATGAACCCGGCGCAGTTTGACTACGATCGTACCGAGTCGATTTCGCCGGAGAACAATCCATTCTTCCAGGCGGCCGCCAAAACGCACGATTCGAAGACCATTCAAAACTACCCTCGCTTGAGTAGCCAATCGTTTAAGGATGTCCGTCGCAATGCCGGCCTCGGCAGTGACTATGCCGGCCGCCGCTCGGTACAACTTCCCGGAACTAGCGAGAGCGACGAAGCGAAGCAGGTATTGCCTGTTCCGCCCAGTGGCAGTGTCTCTAGCAGCCAATCGTTACCGCAGCGATCGTTGACAGCGGCAGAGTTGTCCCGAGGGCTGCAGATGCGATATGAAACCCGGATGGCACCTTCGGGCATGACTTATTTCTGTCCTCGTAACGAAGTAAAACCACCGACCGACGTCGCGGACTTCATCGGTCAGAATCGCTTCCTTTACGCGGTGGTTAATTTCGGTCGTTTGCAGCCACAGCAGCAGCCCGGCTTTTATAACGAAGCCATTGCCGCTGGGGCCGTGCAGATTTCGAGCACGCAGTTGCTCATTCCCAAACGAGATGCCGTGGCATTCCATGGCATTCTGCGACATACGTGGGGGCAGGATGCCATGATCTGCATGGCAAGTCGCCTGAACAAGTTAGAGTTCATGAGCCTGGCTTACCGCCTGACCAATGAACTAGCGAGCCCGGCCCAACTGTTGAATCATCTCTATTCGGATGGTCAGTACACCAACTATGGTTTCCTGGAAGGTATCTCGGCCGTGCTGCTAGAGATCGAACGAGGGGCCCGGTGGGTGATCTTTAAGAATGATTCGGAGATCCGAACCTGGCGAACCCTAGGGTTGCCTTGTCCGCCGGAACTGGTGGGCTAG
- a CDS encoding PAAR domain-containing protein: MHTCPMVNPGPVPHVGGPVCMGSPNVIIGFMPAARVGDMAVCVGPPDVIAKGSSSVMIGFMPAARLGDNTAHGGVITVGFPQVMIGG, translated from the coding sequence ATGCACACTTGCCCGATGGTCAACCCTGGCCCGGTCCCGCACGTGGGTGGACCGGTGTGCATGGGATCGCCTAACGTCATCATTGGCTTCATGCCGGCGGCTCGCGTGGGTGACATGGCTGTCTGCGTTGGTCCGCCAGACGTCATCGCCAAAGGTTCTTCGTCGGTCATGATAGGTTTCATGCCAGCAGCCCGCCTCGGCGATAATACGGCTCACGGCGGCGTAATCACGGTAGGCTTTCCGCAAGTGATGATTGGCGGATAG
- a CDS encoding type VI secretion system Vgr family protein, whose amino-acid sequence MNQAQEHRAFALEDSLGDDFFLLSYTGNEGISRLFNYQLSLVSRRENLEHKPEEIIYKEAKLRFSYGDNEKRYIKGYINRFSFDYQPGTMAQFHAEMVPWLWFLTQTSDCRIFEDMTIPEIIEVVFGSEPIKSIAKYDKKLQKSYPKLEYCVQYRETDFNFVSRLMEEAGIFYFFDNSGDGQNSDKLILADNVQAYFDTAEKDTIQRTSSAGTHGYESEILDWEHRYEFVSGKWAHSDHTFKEPYENFEKNSETKISNKLASDFKKYELYDHPGDFVDSKSSGNASSQSTALSVVRMGEEENPFDRVVATSDCTTFAPGGKFTFNSKRVPADDGKTFAIISIQHTGSNASYTSGSESGTEYSNTFTCIPEDSLYNPPRTTPKPTVAGIQTATVIGPEGEEIHTDEYARIKCLFHWARPKNKDRKKPDTETSCWVRVAQASAGKKWGFLSIPRVGQEVVVDFLDGNPDRPLVVGSVYNEIQKTAYTLPDDKAKTYFKTNSTPGGNGFNELFFDDKAEKERIFLHAQKDLDVRVKNDSRNRTFGNRSQIIGWVDQDTNKKGGSQREMIYQDKEINVKRHQIEHIEGNHQMMIGNGEEPSGGNLAIVIEKSVGILIGQQGLGLTNEGDAKTWIKGSQDIAVDKDWRQSSKSLHITSDTDFNSKAGSNISTEAGMDLQSKAGMNMNYAAGMDLNLKGGMNVNIEAGLSISLKVGGNFININPGGVFIQGTLVNINSGGSATSAVEASPTAPDAPVKPEQNVEEAAPTQPDMAHNEKTGFKSLPE is encoded by the coding sequence ATGAATCAAGCACAAGAGCACCGCGCATTTGCCCTCGAAGACAGCCTGGGGGATGATTTCTTTCTCTTGTCGTATACGGGGAACGAGGGGATCTCGAGACTCTTCAACTACCAGCTTTCCTTGGTATCTCGTCGAGAGAACCTAGAGCACAAGCCCGAAGAAATCATCTACAAAGAAGCCAAGCTTCGCTTTTCGTACGGCGACAACGAAAAACGCTATATCAAGGGTTACATCAATCGTTTCTCGTTCGACTACCAGCCTGGCACCATGGCTCAGTTCCACGCGGAAATGGTCCCTTGGTTGTGGTTTCTGACACAAACGTCTGACTGCCGAATTTTTGAAGACATGACGATTCCAGAAATCATCGAAGTTGTCTTCGGCAGCGAACCGATCAAAAGCATTGCGAAGTACGACAAAAAGCTGCAAAAAAGCTATCCGAAGCTCGAATACTGCGTGCAATATCGAGAGACCGATTTCAATTTCGTCAGCCGACTGATGGAAGAAGCGGGGATTTTCTACTTCTTCGATAACTCTGGAGACGGCCAAAACAGCGACAAACTCATTCTGGCCGACAACGTTCAAGCCTATTTCGACACGGCTGAGAAAGACACCATTCAACGCACAAGCTCGGCCGGAACCCACGGTTACGAGTCCGAGATTCTCGATTGGGAACATCGCTACGAATTCGTGTCGGGCAAGTGGGCTCATTCCGACCATACCTTCAAGGAACCGTACGAAAACTTCGAGAAGAACTCGGAAACGAAGATCAGCAACAAGCTTGCCTCAGACTTCAAGAAGTACGAGCTATACGATCACCCTGGCGACTTTGTCGACTCGAAGTCTTCCGGAAACGCCAGTTCGCAGTCGACAGCACTCTCGGTGGTTCGAATGGGAGAAGAAGAGAACCCATTTGATCGCGTCGTAGCTACGAGCGATTGCACGACGTTTGCTCCTGGAGGAAAGTTCACGTTTAATTCCAAACGTGTCCCAGCAGACGACGGTAAGACGTTCGCCATCATCTCGATTCAACATACCGGATCGAATGCAAGCTACACTTCCGGCTCGGAATCGGGAACAGAGTACAGCAATACGTTTACCTGCATACCCGAAGACTCGCTTTACAATCCTCCGCGCACCACGCCCAAGCCCACGGTGGCCGGCATACAAACAGCGACGGTCATTGGCCCGGAAGGTGAAGAAATTCACACTGACGAATACGCGCGTATCAAGTGCCTATTCCATTGGGCAAGACCGAAAAACAAAGACCGCAAGAAGCCTGATACCGAGACTTCATGCTGGGTACGTGTAGCCCAGGCCTCTGCAGGTAAGAAGTGGGGGTTCCTCTCCATTCCACGTGTCGGCCAGGAAGTTGTCGTCGACTTCCTGGATGGCAACCCAGATCGTCCCCTTGTGGTCGGATCGGTATACAACGAGATCCAAAAGACAGCCTATACCCTTCCTGATGACAAAGCGAAGACGTATTTCAAAACCAACAGCACGCCAGGCGGCAACGGGTTCAACGAGCTCTTCTTTGACGACAAGGCAGAGAAAGAACGTATCTTCCTGCATGCCCAAAAAGACCTCGATGTGCGCGTGAAGAATGACTCACGCAACCGAACCTTTGGCAACCGTTCGCAGATCATCGGCTGGGTGGATCAAGATACGAACAAAAAGGGCGGTTCCCAGCGGGAAATGATCTACCAGGACAAAGAGATCAACGTCAAACGTCACCAGATCGAACACATCGAAGGCAATCATCAAATGATGATTGGCAACGGCGAAGAGCCGTCAGGTGGTAACCTGGCGATCGTCATCGAGAAGAGCGTTGGCATTCTTATCGGACAACAAGGCTTGGGCCTGACGAACGAAGGGGATGCCAAAACCTGGATCAAAGGTTCACAAGACATTGCCGTCGACAAGGACTGGCGGCAGAGTTCCAAATCGCTGCATATTACCTCCGACACGGACTTCAACTCGAAGGCCGGATCGAACATCAGCACCGAAGCTGGGATGGATCTCCAATCCAAGGCCGGCATGAACATGAATTACGCTGCCGGCATGGATTTGAACCTCAAGGGTGGCATGAACGTCAACATCGAGGCCGGTCTCAGTATCTCGCTGAAGGTTGGTGGTAACTTCATCAATATCAACCCAGGTGGTGTTTTCATTCAGGGCACGTTGGTCAACATCAACAGCGGCGGCTCAGCAACCTCCGCGGTCGAAGCCAGTCCTACGGCCCCTGACGCACCTGTTAAACCAGAACAGAACGTTGAAGAAGCCGCTCCGACCCAGCCAGACATGGCTCACAATGAAAAGACTGGTTTCAAGTCCTTACCCGAATAA
- a CDS encoding Hcp family type VI secretion system effector, which produces MAGYIFFDAIPGESTDSEHKNWINLLSVSEAISRMVQRGKSGSSRNVQSAVFDDLVCVKEMDKSTPKIIESVASGKVHPVVKLDLTTSLGDKGKRLPFFQWEMKNVIVTSYSVSAAIDDSGTVPTESFSLNFEEIKWTYNQYGKDGSNQGKVEATWKVEEGTT; this is translated from the coding sequence ATGGCTGGTTACATCTTTTTCGACGCCATTCCAGGGGAAAGCACCGATTCGGAACACAAGAACTGGATCAACCTGTTGTCGGTGAGCGAGGCAATTTCTCGCATGGTGCAGCGTGGCAAGTCGGGTTCGTCGCGTAACGTCCAAAGTGCCGTTTTCGACGACCTGGTCTGTGTCAAAGAAATGGACAAGTCGACTCCGAAAATCATCGAGTCGGTCGCCTCTGGTAAGGTCCACCCGGTCGTCAAGCTCGACCTGACGACGTCGCTGGGCGACAAGGGAAAGCGTCTGCCGTTCTTCCAGTGGGAAATGAAAAACGTCATCGTCACCAGTTACAGCGTCAGTGCTGCGATCGACGATAGCGGTACCGTCCCAACGGAATCGTTCAGCTTGAACTTTGAAGAAATCAAGTGGACCTACAATCAGTACGGTAAGGACGGATCGAACCAAGGTAAGGTCGAAGCCACCTGGAAGGTGGAAGAAGGCACCACCTAG
- a CDS encoding methyltransferase regulatory domain-containing protein translates to MSTADNLQQQSLAEEEYSYDVVPYPSHPFRQSHPERLASVGNLFGIKPAAIENCRVLEIGCAAGGNLIPMAESLPESQFIGVDLSKKQIERGQLNIDALGLTNIELKHMDCTDIDESMGKFDYIIVHGVFSWIPENVQEKIFEICQKNMNENGIAYISYNTYPGWHLRGMIRDMMNYHVRNLKDAPRRIQQSRALLEFLAKSVSADKGAYGMLLNSELQLLRRQSDNYLFHEHLEKDNTPIYFHEFIERAKNYDLQYLGESQLATMWIGNFPKEIAQTLERIAPDIVQREQYADFVRNRTFRQTLLCNKDAPVSRALKLESLEGSYFTGNMDEHAEKGKMPQPGEPRTFANPVTRQTMTTQDPLVIETVTKLKEAYPCAVAFDDLFQNALDKMVDGVIADASKIEALKRSLATNLIHMTVSGIVELQYNPSMYTADIPEFPKTSAVARMQAESTNRLTSCRHETVNVDDLSKHLVPLMDGTRSKDQLVEELKRLVDEGKLVIQQKGEKPQGISMDEVMGKAVDEVLKRLANASLLVRP, encoded by the coding sequence ATGAGCACTGCCGATAACTTGCAACAGCAATCGCTGGCCGAAGAAGAGTACAGCTACGATGTCGTCCCGTACCCCAGCCACCCTTTTCGCCAATCTCACCCAGAACGCCTGGCAAGCGTGGGCAACCTATTCGGGATCAAACCAGCGGCTATCGAGAACTGCCGCGTCTTAGAAATTGGCTGTGCTGCCGGCGGCAACCTCATTCCGATGGCCGAGTCTTTGCCGGAAAGCCAGTTCATTGGTGTCGATCTTTCCAAAAAACAAATCGAGCGGGGCCAGCTCAACATCGATGCGCTCGGACTGACGAACATCGAACTGAAGCACATGGACTGCACCGACATCGACGAATCGATGGGCAAGTTCGACTATATTATCGTGCACGGCGTCTTTTCCTGGATTCCTGAGAACGTTCAAGAGAAGATCTTCGAGATCTGCCAGAAAAACATGAACGAGAACGGGATCGCCTACATCAGCTACAACACCTATCCCGGGTGGCACTTGCGGGGCATGATTCGCGACATGATGAACTATCATGTCCGCAACCTGAAAGACGCTCCGCGACGCATTCAGCAGTCGCGTGCTTTGCTCGAGTTCCTGGCCAAGAGCGTTTCGGCCGATAAGGGGGCCTATGGGATGTTGCTCAACAGCGAACTGCAACTGCTGCGTCGCCAGTCGGACAACTACCTGTTCCACGAGCATCTCGAGAAGGACAACACGCCGATCTACTTCCACGAGTTCATCGAGCGGGCCAAAAACTACGACCTGCAGTACCTGGGGGAATCGCAGTTGGCGACAATGTGGATCGGCAATTTCCCCAAGGAAATCGCTCAAACGCTCGAGCGCATTGCCCCTGATATCGTGCAGCGCGAGCAATATGCCGACTTCGTCCGCAATCGAACCTTCCGGCAAACATTGCTGTGCAACAAAGACGCCCCTGTCTCGCGAGCACTCAAACTCGAATCGCTGGAAGGATCGTACTTCACCGGCAACATGGACGAACATGCGGAAAAGGGCAAAATGCCGCAGCCTGGCGAACCGCGAACGTTCGCCAATCCGGTGACTCGCCAAACGATGACGACGCAAGATCCGCTGGTGATCGAAACGGTTACGAAGCTCAAAGAAGCCTACCCATGTGCCGTCGCGTTCGACGATCTTTTCCAGAACGCGTTGGATAAGATGGTCGACGGTGTCATTGCGGATGCGTCGAAGATTGAAGCGCTCAAGCGATCGCTGGCGACCAATCTCATCCATATGACAGTGAGCGGGATTGTTGAACTGCAGTACAATCCTTCGATGTACACGGCTGATATCCCTGAGTTCCCCAAGACCTCGGCGGTGGCTCGTATGCAGGCCGAAAGCACGAACCGCCTGACCAGTTGCCGACACGAAACGGTCAATGTCGATGACCTTTCTAAGCATTTAGTGCCGCTCATGGACGGCACGCGATCAAAGGATCAGCTTGTCGAAGAACTGAAACGGCTGGTCGACGAAGGCAAGCTGGTCATTCAACAGAAAGGCGAGAAGCCGCAAGGTATCTCCATGGACGAGGTCATGGGCAAGGCGGTCGACGAGGTGCTCAAGCGCCTGGCGAATGCTTCCTTGCTGGTTCGTCCGTAA
- a CDS encoding FHA domain-containing protein: MLVVLEVVVGSEVGRQIKIPQDRTCKIGRTNYSDEAFTDDVMMSGQHFEIRNDGKYCWLRDLESRNGTRVDDDFVKESLVIRDGQKVFAGRTEFTVKIEGGAKSPYESTSIGTFEPVRNRSLMSTTFGSQILSEDDPRFPKSESPPSGQPHPAPPGPPMPPVAPGPPPAGMPGQPMGGNFEFADSGDAPNFSTPGNFTPPEFAKPDTGTAPGTAPGYPPGFPPAGSPPPPGPTPHGTSKSPPWAHPAPMPVTPGQPMPGQVTPGQLPPGSPSPGQPQFPPPHKRGGDDGPVFKFARGGGEGAPAGPPPGMPPGFRHTPGTPPGTPPGSPGGGDPRFQAPPTIHPPSVGGAPPSFEAPQQPPRETPSSFAPPPPERPLPPGTPPVPPGTPSGGFPDFDEPSGPPQFSSFTSPPVSPDPAPPEHKLGPPGSHHVPPWEAQGGFGEGRNPNLDFEGDDFGPNTGPALDFGDEPDEEDEPLFGPPSFAGGSGPSFTNQMGPAGGNPNLVGFSSDEPPANKFTGPPSEEASFPPIGSPPNIVEPTAPSPSSNWRIPDYVSAAPPPSQIDEGKQDAGRTSPDSVRGLCFKEETADSGYPVYHSIIEGVPQVPFSPFALISELSKIAKPVLSIHFMRAEMQIPEDLQGTPLRGDLDPKFAALGGPMLYCPEDLEPFREIIGELWGLDAISCMFTTGDPQGIVDHFREGLFAPKRGDLPGPGPGPQFFAVFSPNLLTTFLSQRDQDTVDQLLGNEVVGVLAEVADMPDSWQLFTKKSWAEPLKKLGMNRVVEQPQ, from the coding sequence ATGTTGGTTGTCCTTGAGGTGGTTGTCGGCTCGGAGGTCGGACGCCAAATCAAAATTCCGCAAGATCGAACGTGCAAAATTGGACGCACGAACTACTCGGATGAGGCCTTCACCGACGACGTGATGATGTCCGGCCAACACTTCGAGATTCGCAACGACGGAAAGTATTGCTGGCTTCGCGATCTCGAGAGCCGTAACGGAACCCGCGTGGACGATGACTTTGTCAAAGAGAGCCTGGTCATTCGGGACGGACAGAAGGTCTTCGCTGGACGAACCGAGTTCACGGTCAAGATCGAAGGGGGAGCCAAGAGTCCCTACGAGTCGACGAGCATCGGTACTTTCGAACCGGTTCGCAATCGTTCGCTCATGTCGACCACGTTCGGCAGTCAGATTTTATCAGAGGATGATCCCCGTTTCCCTAAGTCCGAATCGCCCCCCTCGGGGCAACCACACCCTGCACCTCCTGGGCCACCCATGCCGCCGGTAGCTCCGGGGCCGCCTCCAGCCGGCATGCCTGGGCAGCCGATGGGTGGTAACTTTGAGTTTGCTGATTCTGGGGATGCCCCAAATTTTTCTACGCCAGGAAACTTCACTCCGCCCGAATTCGCCAAGCCCGATACAGGCACCGCTCCTGGCACAGCACCGGGGTATCCACCAGGTTTTCCACCCGCCGGTAGTCCGCCACCGCCAGGGCCAACTCCGCATGGCACTTCGAAAAGTCCTCCGTGGGCGCATCCAGCACCCATGCCGGTAACGCCGGGGCAACCGATGCCAGGGCAAGTCACGCCGGGGCAATTGCCGCCAGGGTCGCCATCTCCCGGACAGCCGCAGTTCCCACCGCCACACAAACGAGGTGGCGACGACGGACCTGTCTTTAAGTTCGCCAGAGGGGGTGGAGAAGGTGCCCCGGCTGGACCACCACCTGGAATGCCACCAGGTTTCCGGCATACGCCAGGCACGCCACCGGGTACACCGCCAGGAAGTCCAGGCGGCGGAGATCCACGATTTCAGGCACCTCCTACGATACATCCTCCGTCGGTCGGTGGGGCACCTCCAAGTTTTGAAGCTCCCCAGCAACCACCGCGGGAAACGCCTTCAAGCTTTGCTCCCCCTCCACCAGAAAGACCATTACCACCAGGAACGCCGCCTGTTCCTCCAGGTACACCCTCGGGTGGCTTTCCCGATTTCGATGAGCCCTCGGGACCACCTCAGTTTTCCAGTTTCACTTCGCCTCCGGTCTCCCCAGATCCAGCGCCTCCCGAGCACAAGTTAGGCCCACCTGGCAGTCATCATGTGCCGCCCTGGGAAGCTCAGGGAGGGTTTGGAGAGGGCCGAAATCCCAATCTTGATTTCGAGGGGGATGACTTCGGTCCCAACACGGGGCCGGCGCTCGATTTTGGCGACGAACCCGATGAGGAAGATGAACCGCTGTTTGGTCCCCCATCGTTCGCCGGGGGAAGCGGACCATCGTTTACCAATCAAATGGGACCTGCCGGCGGAAATCCTAACCTGGTTGGATTTTCGTCAGATGAACCACCGGCAAATAAGTTTACGGGGCCGCCATCGGAAGAAGCATCGTTCCCTCCGATAGGCAGTCCCCCAAACATCGTCGAGCCCACCGCTCCATCTCCTTCATCGAACTGGCGCATTCCCGATTACGTTTCCGCAGCTCCTCCACCATCGCAAATCGACGAGGGAAAGCAGGACGCGGGCAGAACCTCGCCCGATTCGGTACGCGGCCTGTGCTTCAAAGAGGAAACAGCAGACTCCGGCTATCCGGTCTATCACAGCATTATCGAAGGAGTCCCCCAGGTTCCATTTTCACCATTCGCTTTGATCAGCGAATTGTCGAAGATTGCCAAGCCGGTTCTGTCGATTCATTTCATGCGAGCCGAAATGCAGATCCCCGAGGATTTGCAAGGAACACCCCTGCGCGGCGATTTGGATCCTAAGTTTGCCGCACTCGGCGGGCCAATGCTCTACTGTCCGGAAGATCTTGAACCGTTTCGAGAGATCATTGGTGAGTTGTGGGGCCTGGATGCGATTAGCTGCATGTTTACCACGGGAGATCCCCAGGGAATTGTCGATCATTTCCGGGAAGGCCTGTTTGCTCCCAAGCGAGGCGACCTGCCTGGCCCCGGACCTGGCCCGCAGTTCTTTGCCGTCTTTTCACCAAATCTGTTGACCACCTTTTTGTCGCAGCGCGATCAAGATACGGTCGACCAGTTATTGGGTAACGAGGTCGTCGGCGTTTTGGCTGAAGTGGCCGATATGCCCGACAGTTGGCAGTTGTTCACCAAAAAATCGTGGGCTGAACCGCTTAAGAAGCTGGGCATGAATCGCGTTGTCGAGCAGCCTCAATAG
- a CDS encoding type VI secretion system contractile sheath domain-containing protein, giving the protein MSSSLNSSAPRYNLKQGNVGEDIMAEIQVGGSRSHAPEVNEKTPLHILLIGNFRGTGHESERKSPKPVCVDRDNLYELPEKLGVRLDGILASADGQTEDIEFQEFEDFEPDELFEKLTLFENLRTLRRRLQNPKHFDAAAAEVMAWAPKQEETPASAPVEASPVSAAAPGSEDLFADVLSQSTDASGSPLETGNWGAFIEEVLSGSNIQKVDPRQDELVAVVDQAIQETMRRVLQGPKFHALEMNWRGLRMLTFQVETHAKLKIYILDTTAQAFREMLQSENWQTSWLAETITMPAKTPGATPWGLVGCLFPFGVNEDDLILAAKLGDICQSAGAAAAIELRATKDQWLDPESSLHEAWNASRMTRPMLNVTGLWPRVQLRLPYGKKYKSTDSFDFEEVSKPGGSQLAWGSPVWLACAAVGNGYNESGWGLDTSAVSQFSDLPVYYDPADDGDAHPCGEYLLTDEESAKLMDIGLSPVISFKNQDRVQIRGLQSLRGGKLQGSWK; this is encoded by the coding sequence TTGTCGAGCAGCCTCAATAGTTCGGCACCACGTTACAACCTGAAGCAAGGCAATGTCGGGGAAGACATCATGGCGGAAATTCAAGTTGGCGGTTCGCGTTCTCATGCTCCGGAGGTCAATGAGAAGACACCGCTGCATATCTTGCTGATTGGCAATTTCCGGGGCACCGGACACGAGTCGGAACGTAAGAGCCCCAAGCCGGTTTGCGTCGATCGCGACAATCTATACGAGTTGCCTGAAAAGCTGGGCGTTCGTCTCGATGGCATCCTGGCCTCCGCCGATGGCCAGACCGAGGATATCGAGTTCCAAGAGTTCGAGGACTTCGAGCCCGATGAATTGTTCGAGAAGCTGACGCTCTTCGAGAATCTCCGCACGCTTCGTCGTCGTCTGCAAAACCCTAAGCATTTTGATGCCGCTGCCGCGGAAGTCATGGCCTGGGCACCCAAGCAGGAAGAAACGCCCGCGAGTGCTCCTGTCGAAGCGTCCCCCGTATCGGCAGCGGCCCCCGGTTCGGAAGATCTTTTCGCGGACGTTCTCTCGCAATCGACTGACGCCAGTGGTTCTCCTCTGGAAACCGGCAACTGGGGAGCTTTCATCGAAGAGGTCCTCTCCGGCAGCAATATTCAAAAGGTCGATCCACGCCAGGACGAACTAGTCGCTGTCGTCGATCAAGCCATCCAGGAAACGATGCGGCGAGTACTACAAGGGCCGAAGTTTCACGCCTTGGAAATGAACTGGCGGGGCCTGCGGATGTTGACCTTCCAGGTCGAAACGCACGCCAAGCTGAAGATCTATATCCTCGATACCACGGCCCAGGCATTCCGCGAAATGCTGCAAAGCGAAAACTGGCAGACCAGTTGGCTGGCGGAAACGATCACGATGCCCGCCAAGACACCCGGGGCCACGCCGTGGGGCTTGGTTGGCTGCCTGTTTCCTTTCGGAGTGAATGAGGACGACCTCATCCTGGCGGCAAAGCTGGGTGACATCTGCCAGTCCGCCGGAGCCGCTGCCGCGATCGAGTTGCGGGCCACGAAAGATCAGTGGCTCGATCCGGAATCCTCCCTTCACGAGGCCTGGAATGCCAGCCGCATGACACGGCCGATGCTCAACGTCACCGGCCTCTGGCCAAGAGTGCAATTGCGGCTGCCATACGGCAAGAAGTACAAGTCGACCGATAGCTTCGACTTCGAAGAGGTCTCTAAGCCGGGCGGAAGTCAACTCGCCTGGGGCAGCCCCGTGTGGTTGGCCTGTGCGGCGGTGGGTAACGGCTACAACGAATCAGGCTGGGGCCTGGACACTTCCGCGGTTTCGCAGTTCAGCGATTTGCCGGTCTACTACGATCCGGCAGATGATGGAGACGCCCATCCATGCGGCGAGTACCTGCTGACCGACGAAGAATCGGCCAAGCTGATGGATATCGGCTTGAGCCCCGTGATCTCGTTCAAGAACCAGGACCGGGTCCAGATTCGCGGCCTGCAATCGCTACGCGGCGGCAAATTGCAAGGGTCATGGAAGTAG
- a CDS encoding deoxyhypusine synthase family protein, producing MSISAFMEKHYRHFNAREMVEAAKTYKSMVEGGGKMFMSIAGAMSTAELGISLAEMIRQDKVHAISCTAANFEEDFFNLVAHDEYELCPNYRDLSPEDEFQLREGGFNRVTDTCIPETVIRHFEHNLLEYWKEADEKGEQHFPTDYFFRLIKDGKLQEHYQIPPENSWVLAAYEKGIPVFTPGWEDSTLGNIFAARVYDGTLSTHNVIHPGTRMMQDLVKWYLEHEKKGIGFYQIGGGIAGDFAICAVPLILQDLELRESSLWSYFCQISDSTTSFGSYSGAVPNEKITWYKLSKESPKFMINSDASIVAPLMFAYILGR from the coding sequence ATGAGCATCAGTGCGTTTATGGAAAAGCATTACCGCCATTTTAACGCTCGCGAGATGGTGGAAGCAGCCAAGACGTATAAGTCGATGGTTGAAGGTGGTGGCAAGATGTTCATGTCCATCGCCGGTGCCATGAGCACCGCCGAACTGGGCATCTCGCTGGCAGAAATGATTCGCCAGGACAAGGTGCACGCGATCAGCTGCACGGCAGCCAACTTTGAAGAAGACTTCTTCAATCTGGTCGCCCACGACGAATACGAGCTGTGTCCGAACTACCGCGACCTTTCGCCGGAAGATGAATTCCAGCTCCGCGAAGGTGGCTTCAACCGCGTGACGGACACGTGTATCCCCGAAACGGTGATTCGCCACTTCGAGCACAACCTGCTCGAGTACTGGAAAGAAGCGGACGAAAAGGGTGAGCAGCACTTCCCGACCGATTACTTCTTCCGTCTGATCAAAGACGGCAAACTTCAAGAGCACTACCAGATCCCGCCGGAAAACAGCTGGGTTCTGGCTGCTTACGAAAAGGGAATTCCGGTCTTTACCCCAGGCTGGGAAGACTCGACGCTGGGTAACATCTTTGCGGCTCGCGTTTACGACGGCACCCTGTCCACGCACAACGTGATTCACCCAGGTACCCGCATGATGCAAGACCTGGTGAAGTGGTACCTCGAGCACGAAAAGAAAGGCATCGGCTTCTATCAGATTGGCGGCGGTATCGCTGGCGACTTCGCGATCTGTGCCGTTCCGCTGATCCTGCAAGACCTGGAACTGCGTGAATCGAGTCTGTGGAGCTACTTCTGCCAGATCTCGGACTCGACCACGTCGTTCGGCTCGTACAGTGGTGCGGTCCCCAATGAAAAGATCACCTGGTACAAGCTGAGCAAGGAAAGCCCCAAGTTCATGATCAACTCGGACGCTTCGATCGTGGCTCCGCTGATGTTCGCGTACATCTTGGGTCGGTAA